GCGTCACCCAGGCCGGTCTTGCCGTGCACCACGTACGCCGGCGCCTCCTCGACGACCGTGATGCGCCGGGCGATCTCCTGGCTGCGGGCGGAGAACGGCAGGCTGCCGTCGGCCAGCTTGCGCAGGAATTCGATCTGGCCGACCGCGCTGATGCGCAGCTTGCCGCCGCCCCCGAGCCAGAAAGAATCGATGTCTCCACCGATATCCCGGTTGCCGTAGCCGGCCGCGTCGATCCAATGCTGCATGCGCTCACGCCCGATGCGACGCGCCAGTTCCTGGTAGTACCAGACCACCGAGAATTTCATGCCGCTGGCAAGATCGTGGTCGCGGTTCCAGTTGTCGACCCAGCGCTTCTGCCCATCCCAGGGAAACACGACGTGCTCGTCGCGGATCACGCCGGTTTCCAGGGCCACCATGGCATTGAAGACTTTGTACGTGGACGCCGGCGGCAGCGGCGTCTGCGCGC
This genomic stretch from Tahibacter amnicola harbors:
- a CDS encoding penicillin-binding transpeptidase domain-containing protein translates to MTRWRPLAFFLLALLAAPAAHATDWEVHPEWEKAFSSRGLTGTLLLYDAAADRYRVFDRQRAQTPLPPASTYKVFNAMVALETGVIRDEHVVFPWDGQKRWVDNWNRDHDLASGMKFSVVWYYQELARRIGRERMQHWIDAAGYGNRDIGGDIDSFWLGGGGKLRISAVGQIEFLRKLADGSLPFSARSQEIARRITVVEEAPAYVVHGKTGLGDARRQKLVLRAQRGPAQGHRGCPQAAGHRARSAGTVGRAAEAGAGELTRRRQPAAAGRTQ